A window of the Syntrophus gentianae genome harbors these coding sequences:
- a CDS encoding OmpP1/FadL family transporter, with protein sequence MNKQKLSPRTFLCLMTVFLICLPSLSFGSGFGIFTQGASSLGQGAAVVAHNDSPDAIFYNPALINGLPGTQVEVGTTLIFADRKYKSASSTGKAAETEDDVFYPSTFYLTHALNESVSLGLGVFNPFGLATTWPDDWDGKYIATKSELTTFNINPVVSWRVIPQFTVAVGLDFVLLDSTLESKFPAGGSDGHTKFEGDGHGLGFNFGFLMKPTDTLSIGISYRSKVKVDVNGDISQSAPAIPYHYHASGSTSITLPQQVFAGIAYKPTDKLVMEMGIRWEDWSSFDELNVKYDGQSATTLRDWRSTFAFNVGGKYRINDRYAVSAGYLYGQNPIPDSTFDPSIPDSDVHLFCIGGEAQFGNFGATLSYAYQLQEDRTKTSNNSDRFGETANGEYDSDIHLLALSLRYKF encoded by the coding sequence ATGAACAAACAAAAATTATCCCCACGTACTTTTCTGTGCCTCATGACTGTTTTTTTAATCTGTCTGCCATCCTTATCGTTTGGATCCGGCTTTGGCATCTTTACACAGGGGGCATCCTCTCTCGGGCAGGGGGCTGCCGTTGTTGCCCATAATGATTCGCCAGACGCGATATTCTATAATCCGGCGCTCATAAACGGCCTTCCGGGAACGCAGGTCGAGGTCGGAACCACTCTGATTTTTGCGGATCGGAAGTACAAGAGCGCTTCTTCAACGGGAAAAGCAGCGGAAACAGAGGATGATGTCTTCTATCCCAGCACCTTCTATCTCACCCATGCATTGAATGAGTCCGTCAGCCTCGGTCTTGGCGTTTTCAATCCCTTCGGCCTTGCCACGACATGGCCTGACGATTGGGATGGTAAGTATATCGCCACCAAATCTGAACTCACCACCTTCAACATCAATCCGGTTGTGTCCTGGCGGGTCATTCCCCAATTTACAGTGGCAGTTGGCTTGGATTTCGTCCTTCTGGATTCAACGCTGGAAAGCAAATTCCCAGCGGGGGGAAGCGATGGTCATACAAAATTCGAAGGTGATGGTCACGGTCTCGGGTTTAATTTTGGATTCCTGATGAAGCCAACAGACACCCTCTCCATTGGGATATCCTATCGCAGTAAAGTAAAGGTTGATGTCAATGGTGATATTTCGCAGAGTGCACCGGCCATTCCATACCACTACCACGCAAGCGGAAGCACCTCGATTACTCTACCTCAACAGGTTTTCGCCGGTATTGCCTATAAACCAACGGACAAGCTGGTCATGGAAATGGGGATACGCTGGGAAGACTGGTCATCTTTCGACGAACTTAACGTAAAATATGACGGTCAGTCGGCCACAACATTGAGAGATTGGCGCAGCACTTTTGCCTTCAATGTTGGTGGGAAATACCGGATTAACGACAGATACGCTGTTTCGGCGGGTTATCTTTACGGTCAAAATCCGATCCCTGACAGCACCTTTGACCCTTCAATCCCGGATTCCGACGTCCATCTGTTCTGTATTGGGGGCGAAGCCCAGTTCGGCAATTTTGGTGCGACACTCTCCTATGCCTATCAGCTTCAGGAAGACCGGACCAAAACATCAAATAATTCCGATCGTTTCGGAGAGACTGCCAACGGCGAATACGATTCCGACATCCACTTACTCGCCCTGAGTCTCCGTTACAAGTTTTGA
- a CDS encoding class I SAM-dependent methyltransferase: MKQTQAYLMESNEEAFRLELKTDVEAVRKQALWCGVKAGLRVLDLGCGPGKTTEILHSMVSPAGSVVGADYSAERIAYAQEHHGGKPGIEFVQCDLTKPIEGLGLFDVIWVRFVLEYFRKESPEIVKRLRTLLKPGGYLCLIDLDNNCLGHYEMPEPMNTLLPKLMSCIDEEFNFDTYAGRKLYSYLYDQNYENIQVELMAHHLIYGEARQSDVFNWLKKLEIGTGKMHSFFKEYPGGAETFLEDFRKFFLNPRRFTYTPLILCKGMRPYDEGVS; this comes from the coding sequence TTGAAACAAACTCAGGCTTATCTCATGGAGAGCAATGAAGAAGCCTTTCGCCTGGAACTGAAAACCGATGTCGAAGCGGTGCGGAAACAGGCCCTCTGGTGCGGGGTAAAGGCCGGTTTACGTGTCCTGGATTTGGGATGCGGCCCCGGTAAAACCACGGAAATTCTTCATTCCATGGTGTCCCCCGCGGGAAGCGTCGTCGGCGCTGATTATTCCGCCGAACGGATTGCCTACGCTCAAGAGCATCACGGCGGAAAGCCCGGGATTGAGTTTGTTCAGTGCGACCTGACCAAGCCCATCGAAGGGCTGGGTTTGTTTGATGTGATCTGGGTTCGATTTGTTCTTGAATATTTTCGCAAGGAAAGTCCGGAGATTGTGAAACGGCTGCGAACACTGCTGAAGCCAGGGGGGTATCTGTGTCTCATCGATCTCGATAATAATTGTCTTGGTCATTATGAAATGCCCGAGCCCATGAACACCCTTTTGCCAAAACTGATGTCCTGTATCGATGAAGAATTCAATTTTGATACCTATGCCGGCCGCAAACTCTATTCATACCTCTATGATCAGAATTATGAAAATATTCAGGTAGAACTGATGGCCCATCACCTGATCTATGGCGAAGCCCGCCAGTCTGATGTTTTCAACTGGTTGAAAAAGCTGGAAATCGGAACGGGGAAAATGCATTCCTTCTTCAAGGAATATCCAGGAGGGGCAGAAACCTTTCTGGAGGACTTCCGGAAGTTCTTCCTCAATCCACGACGCTTTACCTACACCCCCTTAATACTATGCAAGGGGATGCGACCTTATGACGAGGGCGTTTCCTGA
- a CDS encoding hybrid sensor histidine kinase/response regulator — protein sequence MDANLYNSRVIITFLEYLKQKRPDVDIEGILKDSGISSYELEDEGHWLTQKQVDGFHDALMERTHDATIFREAGRFMSSSKSAKAIRQFILAFLSPIQAYFMLGKIASYLNRGTTFHIKKIRRNAVEIITSQNEGVCEKPYQCENRMGSLEAVAEIFTGKLPVLEHSACLHRGDKQCRYVVSWQEPRYMKWWRGRNYLAIFSILVIAICTFLFPSVKVAAFISLPAIAVIVGIAFYSQYLEKKDIYERIERQGDAANRLLDQITISYNNALLVQEIGQAVSNILDVDSLLKYVTETLQKRLNFDRGMIMLASPDRKRLVYVSGYGYSPEIEKVLQETQFHLDKPDSKGPFVVAFRQQKPIFVNDIDDIKDEISARSRDFVDALAVNSFICVPIIYEGKSEGVLAVDNYRSRRPHSQSEVNLLMGIAPQIAISINNAKSLRKITESEERFRNLSENSPDIIYTTDNSGVITYLNPVAEEILGYSTEEMIGRYFSEFTKAGDGETFMRLFNRVKQGKETIKDTEAKLLAKDGTERLFYMSGAPNFNAMGEIMGVVGILKDFTEQRKLEQQLHHASRMNAIGRLTGGIAHDFNNILQAINAYNERLTMNKSNDDPDLKYLMTIKELIKRATDLVSQLLIFSRKADSKLEPIDINAEIRKFYELLISTLPKTIELELDLAEPLYIINGDAAQLGQVIMNLTVNAKDAMPKGGRIRIETRNAEFSTTQHRSSAKIDAGRYALFTITDTGCGIAKENLDHIFEPFFTTKEAGKGTGIGLSVVYGIIKNHNGFIFCDSELGLGTTYEIYFPATNLEILEQKQEPVKKTVLSQGQETILLVDDEPALLDIGNELLSLLGYSVLTANSGEKALSVIQREKEKIALVILDLMMPGMGGEKCLAEIMKIEPAMKVIVASGFAASTSQQDILRAGAVDFIQKPYQIDFLSKRIRAVLDQETPSS from the coding sequence ATGGACGCAAACCTGTACAACAGCCGAGTCATTATCACGTTTCTCGAATATCTGAAGCAGAAACGGCCCGATGTTGATATTGAAGGCATTCTGAAGGATTCCGGAATTTCTTCTTATGAATTGGAGGATGAAGGACACTGGCTGACGCAAAAGCAGGTGGATGGATTTCATGACGCCCTTATGGAAAGGACGCATGATGCAACAATATTCCGCGAAGCCGGGCGCTTTATGTCGTCCTCCAAGTCCGCCAAGGCGATCCGACAGTTCATCCTGGCCTTTCTCTCCCCGATCCAAGCCTATTTCATGCTTGGCAAGATCGCATCTTATCTCAACCGTGGCACCACCTTTCATATCAAAAAGATCCGGCGAAATGCCGTAGAAATCATTACCTCTCAAAATGAAGGCGTTTGTGAAAAGCCTTACCAGTGTGAAAACCGCATGGGCAGCCTCGAAGCTGTCGCAGAGATCTTCACGGGTAAATTGCCGGTCCTGGAGCATTCGGCCTGCCTGCATCGAGGGGACAAGCAGTGCCGGTACGTCGTAAGCTGGCAAGAGCCCCGCTATATGAAATGGTGGCGGGGAAGAAATTATCTCGCGATTTTTTCCATCCTCGTCATCGCAATATGCACTTTTCTGTTTCCCTCCGTTAAAGTGGCTGCTTTCATCTCCCTGCCGGCGATCGCCGTCATTGTCGGTATCGCCTTCTATTCCCAGTATCTGGAAAAAAAGGACATTTATGAAAGGATAGAAAGACAGGGTGACGCCGCCAACCGTCTTCTCGATCAGATCACCATCAGCTATAACAACGCCCTCCTGGTGCAGGAGATCGGTCAAGCCGTATCCAACATCCTGGATGTCGACAGCCTCTTGAAATATGTCACGGAGACTCTGCAAAAGAGGCTCAATTTCGACCGTGGCATGATCATGCTGGCAAGTCCGGACAGAAAGAGGCTTGTCTATGTGAGCGGCTACGGCTATAGCCCTGAAATTGAAAAAGTATTGCAGGAAACACAGTTTCATCTGGACAAACCGGACTCCAAGGGCCCCTTCGTCGTTGCCTTCAGGCAGCAAAAACCGATTTTTGTGAACGACATTGATGATATAAAAGATGAAATCTCCGCGCGAAGCCGGGATTTCGTCGATGCATTGGCTGTGAATTCCTTCATCTGTGTTCCCATTATTTACGAGGGAAAATCGGAAGGTGTCCTGGCTGTTGATAATTACCGTTCCCGCAGACCTCACAGCCAAAGCGAGGTAAATCTGCTCATGGGCATTGCACCGCAGATCGCGATCAGTATCAACAATGCAAAATCTCTCCGCAAGATTACGGAAAGTGAAGAAAGATTCCGAAACCTCAGTGAAAACTCTCCCGATATTATCTACACCACGGACAATAGTGGCGTTATTACGTATTTAAACCCTGTTGCGGAAGAGATACTGGGATACTCGACAGAAGAAATGATCGGCCGCTATTTTTCGGAATTTACAAAGGCCGGGGATGGAGAAACCTTCATGCGGCTATTCAACCGCGTGAAGCAGGGAAAAGAAACAATAAAGGATACGGAAGCCAAGCTCCTGGCCAAAGACGGCACAGAACGATTGTTTTATATGAGCGGTGCGCCCAATTTCAATGCGATGGGCGAAATAATGGGTGTTGTTGGAATTCTGAAAGATTTTACCGAGCAACGCAAGCTGGAACAACAGCTTCACCACGCGTCGAGAATGAATGCCATCGGTCGCTTGACAGGAGGTATCGCTCATGATTTCAATAATATCCTGCAAGCGATTAACGCATACAACGAGCGTTTGACCATGAACAAGAGCAACGACGACCCTGACTTGAAATACCTCATGACCATCAAGGAGTTAATCAAGAGGGCAACGGATCTGGTCAGCCAGCTCCTCATTTTCAGTAGAAAGGCCGACAGCAAGCTTGAACCCATCGACATCAATGCAGAAATTCGAAAATTTTACGAGCTTCTCATCAGCACGCTTCCCAAAACGATCGAACTGGAATTGGATCTTGCAGAACCTCTCTATATTATCAATGGAGATGCTGCACAATTGGGCCAGGTTATCATGAATCTTACGGTCAATGCGAAAGATGCCATGCCCAAGGGGGGAAGAATCCGGATCGAAACAAGGAACGCAGAATTTTCGACGACGCAGCATCGGAGCAGTGCGAAGATCGATGCCGGCCGATATGCCCTGTTTACGATTACCGATACGGGATGCGGTATCGCCAAGGAGAATCTCGATCACATCTTTGAACCCTTTTTCACGACGAAGGAGGCCGGCAAGGGAACGGGAATCGGGCTGTCCGTTGTTTACGGCATTATCAAAAACCATAACGGATTCATTTTCTGCGACAGCGAGCTTGGACTCGGGACGACTTACGAGATCTATTTTCCTGCAACGAATCTTGAGATTCTTGAACAAAAGCAGGAACCGGTCAAAAAAACCGTTTTATCCCAGGGACAGGAAACAATTCTCTTGGTGGATGACGAACCGGCACTTCTCGATATTGGGAATGAATTGCTTTCCCTGTTGGGTTATTCTGTTCTGACTGCGAATTCCGGAGAAAAGGCGTTGAGTGTGATTCAACGGGAAAAAGAGAAAATCGCCCTGGTCATTCTGGATCTCATGATGCCCGGCATGGGGGGTGAAAAATGTCTTGCGGAAATAATGAAAATCGAACCTGCTATGAAGGTGATCGTCGCCAGTGGTTTTGCAGCCAGCACCAGCCAGCAGGATATCCTCCGCGCCGGTGCCGTCGATTTTATTCAAAAACCCTATCAAATTGACTTTTTGAGCAAGAGAATCAGAGCCGTTCTGGATCAGGAAACGCCCTCGTCATAA
- a CDS encoding PilZ domain-containing protein: MQLPESSPVTSKRQVPRFQCNHVKAELMQNGFQASGELVNFNAHAFRVRLQAAASSALFYWFKPDLPVTIRLFKGDNVFYVGNCRHIYQQQNGSGVEIVLSPAQVQGTQHKEQMIRNPRKEKLQSLSAIFEHPFMEKTFQRKIIDISTSGFSISDKSDSAVLVPGMIIPKMTVTYAGLLKISCKAQVVYRKDESSIRFGIAILDMGIEDYNKLNQLLNNVPTDDEDMINEVDTEQLWDLLFDSNFIYPAKYKHIQAFREDFQTTYKKLYNDCPAIAKHFTYQKDGRIYSHISLLRAYERAWMVHHHAARSMEGSPTGLIVLKKMISYLYDLRRFPSAMLDYFICYFRPGNKFTDRIYTGFAKGKSNPRVCSLDLFSYITHTVKDAPSQLPEGWSLQECSNSDLWELEQFYMHHSGGLLWDVLDMKNHERHTLADIYAQQGLHRKWQAMALHFSGELKAVVIKEESDAGINLSDLLNGFKVFVIDPETPMDAILAAVENITRVKSTESYPLLIYPAEYTKDKDVDAEKDYIMWILNAQHANEFIEYIMKRFRMNIT; the protein is encoded by the coding sequence ATGCAGTTGCCGGAATCCAGTCCTGTTACCAGTAAACGACAGGTTCCACGTTTTCAATGCAATCATGTAAAGGCCGAATTGATGCAAAATGGTTTTCAGGCCAGCGGCGAGTTGGTTAATTTCAATGCCCATGCCTTTCGAGTTCGCCTTCAGGCGGCAGCATCCTCTGCTCTTTTTTACTGGTTCAAACCCGACTTACCGGTTACCATCCGGCTGTTTAAGGGGGATAACGTCTTTTATGTAGGAAACTGCCGGCACATATATCAGCAGCAAAATGGGTCAGGCGTTGAGATTGTCTTAAGCCCTGCGCAGGTTCAAGGAACTCAGCATAAAGAGCAGATGATACGCAATCCTCGCAAAGAGAAATTACAGTCTCTCTCGGCGATATTCGAACATCCCTTCATGGAAAAAACATTTCAGCGCAAAATTATCGATATTTCCACATCCGGGTTCTCCATCAGCGATAAATCCGATTCGGCGGTTCTCGTGCCGGGCATGATCATCCCCAAAATGACCGTTACCTATGCCGGGCTTCTCAAGATTTCCTGCAAGGCCCAGGTCGTTTACCGCAAAGACGAATCCTCCATTCGCTTTGGAATTGCGATTCTGGATATGGGGATCGAAGACTACAACAAATTGAATCAGCTATTGAACAATGTTCCCACGGACGATGAGGATATGATTAATGAAGTCGACACGGAACAATTATGGGACCTGCTGTTTGACAGCAATTTCATTTATCCCGCAAAATACAAGCATATCCAGGCCTTTCGGGAAGATTTCCAGACGACGTATAAAAAACTCTATAATGATTGTCCTGCAATCGCCAAACATTTCACCTATCAGAAGGATGGGCGCATCTACAGTCATATTTCACTGCTTCGGGCCTATGAAAGAGCCTGGATGGTTCACCACCATGCGGCAAGGAGCATGGAAGGAAGTCCAACCGGCCTGATCGTTCTTAAAAAGATGATCTCTTATCTGTATGATTTGCGTCGCTTTCCGTCAGCGATGCTGGACTATTTTATTTGTTATTTCCGTCCTGGAAATAAGTTTACCGATAGGATATATACAGGCTTTGCAAAGGGAAAATCCAATCCCCGGGTATGCTCCCTTGATCTTTTCTCCTATATCACGCATACGGTAAAAGATGCGCCGTCGCAGTTGCCCGAAGGTTGGTCGCTTCAGGAATGTTCCAATTCCGACCTGTGGGAATTGGAACAATTTTACATGCATCATTCCGGTGGACTGTTGTGGGATGTGCTGGATATGAAGAATCATGAGCGACATACTCTTGCAGACATCTATGCGCAACAGGGCTTGCACAGAAAGTGGCAGGCAATGGCATTGCACTTTTCCGGCGAACTGAAGGCTGTTGTCATTAAGGAAGAATCCGATGCGGGTATTAATTTGTCAGATCTTCTCAATGGCTTTAAAGTCTTTGTGATCGATCCCGAGACCCCGATGGATGCCATTCTGGCTGCTGTTGAAAACATTACCCGAGTCAAATCGACGGAATCGTATCCGTTGTTGATTTATCCTGCAGAGTATACAAAAGATAAAGATGTGGATGCTGAGAAGGATTACATCATGTGGATTCTTAATGCTCAGCATGCAAATGAATTCATAGAATATATCATGAAAAGATTCCGGATGAACATCACCTAG
- a CDS encoding alpha/beta hydrolase, translated as MREEAIVFQSGMLQLEGLYAENAGDEGSIVCHPHPQMGGTMENNVVEALISALFIHGFSTLRFNFRGVDRSEGTYDNGVGEQEDIGAAISWLKQKGKFHVLTAGYSFGAWVSAKWLQDHQNEHPAILIAPPINVMDFDFSPLAGKIGLVVCGGRDPYCAHERMKDIARQIGSHFEFLPNADHFFFGRESELTALLNAYLNVKILEK; from the coding sequence ATGAGAGAAGAAGCGATTGTTTTTCAGTCCGGAATGTTGCAGCTGGAAGGTTTGTATGCAGAAAATGCCGGAGACGAGGGGAGCATTGTTTGTCATCCCCATCCTCAAATGGGCGGCACCATGGAGAACAATGTCGTGGAAGCCTTGATTTCGGCGCTGTTCATCCATGGGTTTTCAACTCTGCGATTTAATTTCCGTGGCGTGGACCGAAGCGAGGGGACCTATGATAATGGGGTTGGCGAACAGGAAGATATCGGAGCCGCCATATCCTGGCTGAAGCAAAAAGGGAAATTTCATGTGCTGACAGCGGGATATTCCTTTGGGGCCTGGGTGTCTGCAAAATGGCTTCAAGATCATCAGAACGAACATCCCGCCATTCTTATCGCTCCCCCCATCAATGTGATGGATTTCGATTTTTCTCCCCTGGCCGGAAAAATAGGTCTTGTCGTCTGTGGTGGAAGAGACCCCTACTGTGCCCATGAGCGGATGAAGGATATCGCCCGCCAGATAGGCTCTCATTTCGAGTTCCTTCCTAACGCGGATCACTTCTTTTTCGGAAGAGAATCAGAACTGACCGCTCTTCTCAACGCCTATTTAAATGTTAAAATACTTGAAAAATAG
- a CDS encoding ABC transporter ATP-binding protein: MENTDQSGNSNQSGAILEIIEARKIFTVQREIFSREPIKIHALNGVSLTLYKGETLGLVGESGCGKSTLGRLILHLDKPTEGRILFQGQDIFAYDRQALKGYFRKVQLIFQDPQASLNPRKTAGDAIGEPLLVHRIVPGAEVQSRVAKLLETVGLSQDSIDRYPHEFSGGQRQRIGIARAISLQPELIIADEPVSALDVSVQAQILNLLKELQQSFGLTYLFITHDLAVVRHMSDRIAVMYLGKIVELAENRELYDRPVHPYTLALFAAIPGLSPGQTKRRILREDLSNPFDAFRGCSFYPRCPERMDRCRHENPELLERFPGHLVACHLNL; this comes from the coding sequence ATGGAAAATACGGATCAGTCCGGAAATTCGAATCAAAGCGGGGCTATACTGGAAATAATCGAGGCCCGTAAAATCTTTACCGTTCAGAGGGAAATTTTCAGCAGGGAACCGATCAAGATCCATGCTCTCAATGGGGTGAGCCTGACACTCTACAAGGGGGAGACCTTGGGCCTGGTTGGCGAGAGCGGCTGCGGCAAATCAACCCTCGGACGACTGATTCTTCACCTGGACAAACCGACGGAAGGCCGGATTTTATTTCAAGGACAGGATATCTTCGCCTATGATCGGCAGGCGCTTAAGGGGTATTTCCGGAAGGTTCAGCTTATTTTTCAGGACCCGCAGGCCTCGCTCAATCCTCGCAAGACAGCGGGAGACGCCATTGGAGAGCCCCTGCTGGTTCACCGGATCGTACCTGGGGCGGAAGTTCAATCGAGAGTTGCCAAGCTTCTGGAAACGGTCGGGTTGTCTCAAGATTCTATCGACCGATATCCGCATGAATTCAGCGGGGGACAACGTCAACGCATCGGCATAGCCCGGGCCATTTCCCTTCAACCGGAGTTGATTATCGCCGATGAACCCGTATCCGCCCTTGATGTATCCGTGCAGGCCCAGATACTGAACCTGTTGAAAGAGCTGCAGCAGTCCTTCGGATTGACCTATCTCTTCATCACCCATGATCTTGCTGTGGTCCGGCACATGAGCGACCGGATCGCCGTCATGTATCTGGGGAAAATTGTTGAGCTGGCGGAAAATCGGGAACTGTACGATCGTCCGGTCCATCCTTACACGCTGGCTCTATTCGCCGCCATTCCTGGACTCTCTCCAGGGCAGACAAAACGAAGAATTCTTCGAGAGGACCTCTCCAATCCTTTCGACGCCTTCAGGGGATGTTCCTTTTACCCGAGATGCCCTGAACGAATGGACCGCTGTCGACATGAAAATCCTGAACTGCTTGAACGGTTTCCTGGTCATCTGGTAGCCTGTCATTTAAATTTGTAA
- a CDS encoding ABC transporter ATP-binding protein: MSQVLKVENLSTIFETSEGVIYAVDGAEIEIQKGETLGIVGESGCGKSALALSIMRLLPSPPGRILSGSVLFAGRDLLLLNNEEMRQVRGRDISMIFQEPMTSLNPVLRVGDQIAEVTRLHRKWTKKESLDHAVEMLRMVGISDPEKRIRDYPHQLSGGMRQRVMIAIAMTCNPRLLIADEPTTALDVTIQAQILDLIERLKSEIEMSVIMITHNLGIVAETAQQAVVMYAGWVVEKAPVTDLFSSPLHPYTQGLMRSLPNPEKDYDRTSFLPVIPGTVPDLYHLPRGCRFQDRCNRVMKICREVEPQLLDVDAGHAARCWLYGKEASTGSRESEKEQRIT, translated from the coding sequence ATGTCTCAGGTTTTAAAGGTTGAAAATTTATCGACGATTTTTGAAACCTCCGAAGGGGTCATTTACGCCGTTGACGGGGCAGAGATTGAAATCCAAAAGGGGGAAACGCTCGGCATCGTGGGTGAATCCGGTTGTGGAAAAAGTGCCCTGGCCCTGTCGATTATGCGCCTTCTTCCCTCACCTCCCGGAAGGATCCTTTCCGGATCGGTCCTTTTTGCCGGACGCGATCTTCTGCTCCTCAACAACGAGGAGATGCGCCAGGTCCGCGGAAGGGACATCAGCATGATTTTTCAGGAACCGATGACCTCGCTGAATCCTGTCCTCCGGGTAGGGGATCAAATTGCGGAGGTAACCCGACTTCACCGGAAATGGACAAAAAAGGAATCGCTGGATCACGCCGTGGAAATGCTGCGCATGGTGGGTATTTCCGATCCGGAAAAACGTATTCGGGACTATCCTCATCAATTAAGCGGGGGAATGCGGCAACGCGTCATGATTGCCATAGCCATGACCTGCAATCCCCGGCTGCTGATTGCCGATGAACCGACAACTGCTCTGGATGTGACGATTCAGGCCCAGATTCTTGACCTCATCGAACGCCTGAAATCGGAAATCGAGATGTCCGTCATCATGATTACCCACAATCTGGGCATTGTTGCGGAGACGGCACAGCAGGCCGTTGTCATGTATGCCGGATGGGTGGTGGAAAAGGCGCCTGTCACTGACCTGTTTTCTTCTCCCCTGCATCCCTATACGCAAGGGCTCATGCGCTCCCTTCCCAATCCTGAGAAGGATTATGACCGGACGTCCTTTCTTCCCGTCATTCCCGGCACCGTCCCCGATCTATACCATCTTCCCCGGGGATGCCGTTTTCAGGACCGATGCAACCGGGTCATGAAGATCTGCCGTGAGGTGGAACCTCAGCTGCTGGACGTTGATGCAGGCCACGCCGCCCGTTGCTGGCTTTATGGCAAGGAGGCTTCAACAGGATCAAGGGAGAGTGAAAAGGAACAACGGATAACGTAA
- a CDS encoding leucyl aminopeptidase: MEVVVRAGKISETQSEVMVLTFFEGEEGPSGDAGILDEVCGGIIRRMIREKDFEGRLHQLSMIYPGEQSPIQRIVLLGLGVQTVFDLEKLRGAFAKAALHLRNINMKVLTSFVDFQKWSGDRFSLSELVEAVVEGVQLGLYQFTPFKTVERDKIKELNTLVLVEEEEEKLPVVLEAARKAEGIARAVYFARDLVSSPGNVMTPTMLAEKVLEMASTRHKIKATTLDKAQMEELGMHALLAVARGSDEPPRFIILSYDGQENSDEKIVLVGKGITFDSGGISLKPSENMGEMKSDMAGAAAVIATVQAAADLYLPVNIIGLVPATENIPGGCAYKPGDVLKSLSGQTIEVISTDAEGRLILADALTYAGRFQPQAIVDVATLTGACVIALGKVAIGMFGKDSSLKEELVAAGENTGEKVWEMPLWDDYFELIKSDIADYKNTGGRYGGAITAAAFLSKFVGEYPWVHLDIAGPAWLDKDRPYVPKGASGIGVRLLISWLRRRTGTA; encoded by the coding sequence ATGGAGGTTGTTGTCAGAGCGGGAAAAATATCCGAAACACAAAGCGAAGTGATGGTGCTGACTTTTTTTGAAGGCGAGGAAGGGCCGAGTGGGGATGCCGGCATTCTCGATGAGGTCTGCGGCGGCATCATCCGTCGTATGATCCGGGAAAAAGATTTTGAAGGGCGCCTCCATCAACTCTCCATGATCTATCCAGGGGAACAATCGCCGATTCAACGAATTGTCCTCTTAGGATTGGGTGTGCAAACAGTCTTCGATCTGGAGAAATTGCGCGGGGCTTTTGCCAAAGCTGCCCTCCATCTTCGCAATATCAATATGAAAGTTCTGACTTCCTTTGTGGATTTTCAGAAGTGGTCGGGCGACCGGTTTTCTCTTTCGGAGCTTGTCGAAGCCGTTGTTGAAGGCGTACAGCTGGGCCTTTATCAATTTACCCCTTTCAAAACCGTAGAACGGGATAAGATCAAGGAATTGAACACCCTTGTTCTCGTTGAGGAAGAGGAGGAAAAACTTCCAGTTGTTCTTGAGGCAGCCCGGAAGGCCGAGGGAATCGCCCGGGCAGTTTATTTCGCCCGTGATCTCGTTTCCTCGCCGGGGAACGTCATGACGCCGACGATGCTGGCTGAAAAAGTCCTGGAAATGGCGTCTACCCGACATAAGATCAAAGCAACAACTCTCGATAAGGCGCAGATGGAAGAACTGGGCATGCACGCACTTCTTGCCGTCGCCAGGGGCAGCGATGAACCGCCCCGCTTTATCATTTTAAGTTATGATGGCCAGGAAAACAGTGATGAAAAGATCGTTCTGGTCGGAAAAGGAATTACCTTTGACAGCGGCGGAATCAGTCTCAAGCCTTCTGAAAATATGGGAGAAATGAAATCCGACATGGCCGGAGCCGCAGCGGTGATCGCTACGGTACAGGCTGCGGCGGATCTGTACTTGCCGGTGAATATCATCGGCCTCGTTCCCGCCACGGAGAATATTCCCGGTGGCTGCGCTTACAAACCCGGCGATGTCCTGAAATCCCTTTCCGGGCAGACGATTGAAGTGATCTCCACGGATGCGGAAGGGCGGCTGATTCTGGCCGATGCCCTTACCTATGCCGGAAGATTCCAGCCGCAGGCTATTGTTGACGTCGCCACGTTAACCGGCGCCTGCGTGATCGCCTTGGGAAAGGTTGCGATCGGGATGTTTGGAAAGGATTCTTCTCTTAAGGAGGAACTGGTTGCTGCAGGGGAGAACACAGGCGAAAAGGTCTGGGAAATGCCGCTCTGGGACGATTACTTCGAGCTGATTAAAAGCGACATCGCCGATTATAAAAACACAGGAGGACGCTATGGCGGCGCCATTACCGCGGCGGCTTTTCTCAGCAAATTTGTCGGGGAGTACCCCTGGGTTCATCTCGATATCGCCGGTCCTGCCTGGCTGGACAAAGACCGTCCCTATGTCCCGAAAGGAGCCTCCGGAATCGGTGTCCGTCTGCTCATTTCCTGGCTAAGGCGCCGAACAGGAACGGCCTGA